A single Chanos chanos chromosome 8, fChaCha1.1, whole genome shotgun sequence DNA region contains:
- the chrdl2 gene encoding chordin-like protein 2, producing MHYFRHVFIFFIIRWFVSCETEGVRARKMSGVLCTFKEKTYSPGDSWHPYLEPFGFMFCMRCACTESGHVKCNTIKCPVLRCENPVTDSQQCCPRCADEYRTPAGLRAPVKTCKYNGSIYQTGETFANHELFPSRQENQCVMCTCSNGNIFCALKTCQKITCSSPVSVPDTCCLACREGSIDLNLASLGDGGQQLNRGVRHSLDHCAGEQLRGRPVRATPSTMRGSSRSLNLQTLHLNGAAETTVKILLQRKHQRACLYGGRTYSHGDVWHPVLGKVLECIFCTCRDGLQECRRIKCPSEYPCQHPVKVEGKCCKICPELKAESNRTECYLGQDNNSLLVYKVEPPSTEHSEDKVRMIAIERQGAAKVEFQIWKTVGGVLHLMESGDIQKKDLMENPENYILLTTLDEETWKKFKEEEEDKQKEFTKSRSCEDGIKEVVKYLNPEQLDSLCPS from the exons ATGCACTATTTCAGacacgttttcatttttttcatcatacGATGGTTCGTCAGCTGTGAAACGGAAGGGGTAAGAGCACGGAAAA TGTCTGGCGTACTCTGTACTTTCAAAGAGAAGACATACAGTCCAGGAGATAGCTGGCATCCCTATTTGGAACCTTTTGGATTCATGTTCTGCATGCGCTGCGCTTGCACTGAA TCAGGTCATGTGAAATGTAACACCATAAAGTGCCCAGTGCTGCGATGTGAAAATCCAGTGACAGACTCGCAGCAGTGCTGCCCTCGTTGTGCAG ATGAGTACAGAACCCCCGCTGGTTTGAGGGCGCCAGTGAAGACGTGTAAATATAATGGGAGCATATACCAAACAGGGGAGACCTTTGCCAACCACGAGCTCTTCCCATCCAGACAAGAaaatcagtgtgtgatgtgcacTTGCTCT AACGGAAACATTTTCTGTGCCTTGAAAACCTGTCAGAAGATTACGTGCTCTTCACCAGTTTCCGTTCCAGACACTTGCTGCTTGGCATGTAGAG AAGGTTCCATTGATTTAAACTTGGCATCGCTTGGGGATGGAGGACAACAGTTAAACCGAGGGGTT AGGCATTCTCTGGACCACTGTGCTGGAGAGCAGCTAAGGGGACGGCCAGTCCGTGCAACACCGTCTACTATGAGGGGCTCATCGCGAAGTTTGAATCTACAGACGCTTCACCTCAATGGAGCTGCAGAGACTACAGTGAAGATTCTTTTGCAGCGTAAACACCAAAGAG CTTGTCTGTATGGTGGTAGGACCTATTCTCACGGCGACGTGTGGCACCCAGTTCTGGGCAAAGTTCTGGAGTGCATCTTCTGCACCTGCAGAGACGGGCTACAGGAGTGTCGGCGCATCAAATGTCCCAGCGAGTATCCTTGTCAGCACCCGGTGAAAGTAGAGGGGAAGTGCTGTAAGATATGTCCAG AGCTTAAAGCCGAGAGCAACAGAACAGAGTGCTACCTGGGACAAGACAACAACAGCCTCTTGGTTTATAAAGTTGAGCCACCGTCAACAGAGCACTCTGAAGATAAAGTAAGAATGATTGCCATTGAAAGACAAGGAGCAGCAAAAGTCGAGTTTCAGATTTGGAAGACAGTTGGAG GAGTTTTACATCTGATGGAGTCAGGAGACATACAGAAAAAAGACCTCATGGAGAATCCTGAGAATTATATTCTACTCACTACACTAGACGAGG AAACTTGGAAGAAGttcaaagaggaggaggaggataagCAAAAGGAATTTACCAAGAGCAGAAGCTGTGAAGATGGTATAAAGGAGGTAGTGAAGTACTTAAACCCTGAACAGCTGGATAGTCTTTGCCCCTCTTAA